In a genomic window of Brassica rapa cultivar Chiifu-401-42 chromosome A10, CAAS_Brap_v3.01, whole genome shotgun sequence:
- the LOC103846962 gene encoding B3 domain-containing protein At5g06250 isoform X1, which yields MSVNHYSTDHHHHHNTLFWQQLHTTDATETTTATWLNQDQKESLFEKTLTPSDVGKLNRLVIPKQHAEKYFPLNAISNNADASTEKGMLLSFEDELGKCWRFRYSYWNSSQSYVLTKGWSRFVKDKQLDPGDVVFFQRQRSDPRRLFIGWRRRGQGSSSAVANPTSYSSSMVAASPYLQVHASSNYSNPPSHSEYSHYGAAVATASETHSIPSSSAVGSSRTVRLFGVNLECQRDEDDGDDSVAATTATECPDGYYGQNMYYYYTPHPHNMNIAFTGDTMKQLGDRRG from the exons ATGTCAGTCAACCATTACTCCAcggaccaccaccaccaccacaacacTCTCTTCTGGCAGCAACTCCACACCACCGACGCAACAGAGACCACCACCGCCACGTGGCTCAACCAAGACCAGAAAGAGTCTCTCTTCGAGAAAACTCTCACACCAAGCGACGTCGGCAAACTCAACCGCCTCGTCATACCAAAACAGCACGCGGAGAAATACTTCCCTCTCAACGCCATCTCCAATAATGCTGACGCGTCAACGGAGAAAGGGATGCTTCTAAGCTTCGAAGACGAGTTAGGCAAGTGCTGGAGGTTCAGGTACTCTTACTGGAACAGCAGTCAAAGCTACGTGCTGACTAAAGGATGGAGCAGATTCGTCAAAGACAAACAGCTTGACCCAGGCGACGTCGTTTTCTTTCAAAGGCAACGCTCTGATCCCAGGAGACTTTTCATTGGCTGGCGTAGACGTGGCCAAGGCTCCTCTTCCGCCGTTGCCAATCCGACGTCGTATTCTAGCTCAATGGTAGCTGCTTCTCCGTATCTCCAAGTCCACGCCTCTAGTAACTACTCTAATCCTCCTTCTCACTCGGAGTATTCCCACTACG GCGCCGCCGTAGCAACAGCATCGGAGACTCACTCCATACCATCGTCTTCCGCCGTCGGGAGCTCAAGGACGGTGAGGCTTTTCGGTGTGAATTTGGAGTGTCAGAGGGATGAAGACGACGGAGATGATTCCGTTGCTGCCACGACCGCCACCGAGTGTCCTGACGGTTATTACGGCCAAAACATGTACTATTATTACACTCCTCATCCTCATAACATG AATATAGCTTTCACGGGGGATACGATGAAGCAGCTTGGAGATAGACGAGGATGA
- the LOC103846962 gene encoding B3 domain-containing protein At5g06250 isoform X3 — MSVNHYSTDHHHHHNTLFWQQLHTTDATETTTATWLNQDQKESLFEKTLTPSDVGKLNRLVIPKQHAEKYFPLNAISNNADASTEKGMLLSFEDELGKCWRFRRGQGSSSAVANPTSYSSSMVAASPYLQVHASSNYSNPPSHSEYSHYGAAVATASETHSIPSSSAVGSSRTVRLFGVNLECQRDEDDGDDSVAATTATECPDGYYGQNMYYYYTPHPHNMNIAFTGDTMKQLGDRRG, encoded by the exons ATGTCAGTCAACCATTACTCCAcggaccaccaccaccaccacaacacTCTCTTCTGGCAGCAACTCCACACCACCGACGCAACAGAGACCACCACCGCCACGTGGCTCAACCAAGACCAGAAAGAGTCTCTCTTCGAGAAAACTCTCACACCAAGCGACGTCGGCAAACTCAACCGCCTCGTCATACCAAAACAGCACGCGGAGAAATACTTCCCTCTCAACGCCATCTCCAATAATGCTGACGCGTCAACGGAGAAAGGGATGCTTCTAAGCTTCGAAGACGAGTTAGGCAAGTGCTGGAGGTTCAG ACGTGGCCAAGGCTCCTCTTCCGCCGTTGCCAATCCGACGTCGTATTCTAGCTCAATGGTAGCTGCTTCTCCGTATCTCCAAGTCCACGCCTCTAGTAACTACTCTAATCCTCCTTCTCACTCGGAGTATTCCCACTACG GCGCCGCCGTAGCAACAGCATCGGAGACTCACTCCATACCATCGTCTTCCGCCGTCGGGAGCTCAAGGACGGTGAGGCTTTTCGGTGTGAATTTGGAGTGTCAGAGGGATGAAGACGACGGAGATGATTCCGTTGCTGCCACGACCGCCACCGAGTGTCCTGACGGTTATTACGGCCAAAACATGTACTATTATTACACTCCTCATCCTCATAACATG AATATAGCTTTCACGGGGGATACGATGAAGCAGCTTGGAGATAGACGAGGATGA
- the LOC103846964 gene encoding uncharacterized protein LOC103846964: protein MTRSWVLLFVLMFLVLTSQLEWKEQLESEIEASRSLIQSDKEQHHIPQGKESLQEKKILSQENKIQKLNDQVQDLRRQLVQCRNENQVELTELVTEIDQLPLSGV, encoded by the exons ATGACGAGATCGTGGGTGCTTTTGTTTGTTCTGATGTTCCTTGTGTTGACTTCTCAGTTGGAGTGGAAGGAGCAACTTGAGAGTGAAATCGAGGCTAGTCGTTCCTTGATTCAATCAGATAAAGAGCAACACCATATACCACAAGGCAAAGAATCTTTGCAAGAAAAG AAAATTCTCTCACAAGAAAATAAGATTCAGAAGCTTAATGACCAGGTCCAAGATCTAAGGAGGCAGCTGGTGCAATGCAGGAATGAAAATCAGGTTGAGTTGACGGAGCTAGTAACTGAGATTGATCAGCTTCCACTTAGTGGTGTCTAG
- the LOC103846963 gene encoding agamous-like MADS-box protein AGL80 codes for MGKPKVKLAWVEERKRRATVCQRRMKELMKMAEELTIVCDMSACLVFYNRKNGKLVAWPSLEKAQSLIDCYNALPETERNMMANDEESSFIKTITKEIEKKLGLSRKAIEELKMDNLMLQIKNGSRMIADLSQTEIEKLKSYASEKVAYYDRELRKQHPNTSGNEPFLEDDDGEMKTYEGESSESDGADNA; via the coding sequence ATGGGAAAACCAAAAGTGAAGTTGGCTTGGGTCGAGGAACGAAAGAGAAGAGCAACTGTTTGCCAGCGGAGAATGAAAGAATTGATGAAAATGGCTGAAGAACTAACCATCGTTTGTGATATGAGTGCATGTTTGGTCTTTTACAACCGTAAAAATGGTAAGCTGGTGGCGTGGCCATCTCTGGAGAAGGCTCAATCTCTCATCGACTGCTATAACGCATTACCGGAAACCGAGAGGAATATGATGGCGAATGATGAAGAGTCATCATTCATCAAGACCATCACCAAGGAGATCGAGAAGAAACTAGGGCTTTCTCGGAAGGCTATCGAGGAGTTGAAGATGGATAATCTCATGCTCCAAATCAAAAATGGTAGTAGAATGATTGCTGATCTTTCTCAAACCGAGATTGAGAAGTTAAAGTCATATGCAAGTGAGAAAGTTGCGTATTATGATAGAGAGTTACGTAAGCAACATCCGAATACGAGCGGCAATGAGCCATTTCTTGAGGATGACGATGGGGAGATGAAGACCTATGAAGGAGAGAGCAGCGAGTCTGATGGTGCGGACAATGCCTAA
- the LOC103846965 gene encoding MTOR-associated protein MEAK7 produces MGNSNSSTVNHRFTSACRAFTQRKLEDLKSLFVSLASQSQSNDSYVSYPVFQAYFGLSGSLGERMFDMVTQHRKDGKLTYEDLVIAKATYEKGTDDEIAEFIYQTLDVNANGVLTRSDLELVLVVVFKSVFSTTESSTSDYKEMVDALLNAASFSKSTDDGSEKGMSFEDFRSWCSHVPTVRKFLGSLLTPPSPARPGYQVPHLLYEDSVDSNILLLKKEYAWHIGGALPHHELEEWKLLYHSSLHGQSFNTFLGHTSNTGMSATVLVIKDREGCVYGGYASQPWERHSDFYGDMKSFLFQLNPKASIFRPTGANTNIQWCATNFTSENIPNGIGFGGKINHFGLFISSSFDQGQTFSCTTFGSPSLSKTSRIQPEVIECWGIVQASNELDTQHNAIKGTVLERFKEDRNMLKLVGMASNSNE; encoded by the exons ATGGGAAATTCGAATTCGTCTACCGTAAATCACCGATTCACTTCGGCCTGCAG AGCATTCACTCAGAGGAAGCTCGAAGATCTCAAATCACTCTTCGTCTCCCTCGCTTCCCAATCTCAGAGCAATGACTCATACGTCTCCTACCCCGTCTTCCAG GCCTACTTTGGTCTGAGTGGCTCGTTAGGAGAGAGGATGTTTGATATGGTGACTCAACACAGGAAAGATGGTAAACTGACTTATGAAGATCTCGTTATCGCCAAG GCAACCTACGAGAAAGGAACTGATGATGAGATTGCTGAGTTTATTTACCAGACCTTAGATGTCAACGCCAATGGGGTCTTGACAAG GTCGGATTTGGAGTTGGTCCTTGTGGTGGTCTTCAAGAGTGTGTTCTCCACCACTGAGAGCTCAACAAGTGATTACAAGGAGATGGTGGATGCGCTTCTCAACGCTGCTTCTTTCTCAAAATCCACCGATGATGGTTCTGAAAAAGGAATGTCTTTTGAGGATTTTAGAAGCTGGTGCTCGCACGTTCCTACTGTAAGAAAGTTTCTCGGAAGCTTGCTTACACCACCTAGTCCAG CAAGACCTGGATACCAAGTCCCGCATCTGCTTTATGAGGACAGTGTGGATTCGAACATACTTTTGCTAAAGAAAGAATACGCTTGGCATATCGGAGGAGCTCTTCCTCATCACGAGCTTGAAGAGTGGAAGCTCCTGTACCACAGCTCCTTGCACGGTCAAAGCTTCAACACATTCCTCGGTCACACATC AAACACTGGTATGTCTGCAACGGTGTTAGTCATCAAAGACAGAGAAGGCTGTGTCTACGGAGGATACGCCTCTCAGCCTTGGGAGAGACACAGCGATTTCTACGGAGACATGAAGTCTTTTCTCTTTCAGCTTAACCCTAAAGCCTCCATCTTCCGACCAACCGGAGCTAACACAAACATTCAATGG TGTGCTACTAACTTCACGTCAGAGAACATCCCAAACGGGATAGGATTCGGTGGAAAGATCAACCACTTTGGTCTCTTTATATCGTCGAGCTTCGACCAAGGCCAGACGTTCTCCTGCACGACGTTTGGTAGCCCGAGTCTCTCCAAGACGAGTAGGATACAGCCGGAAGTGATAGAATGCTGGGGGATAGTTCAGGCCTCTAACGAACTAGACACGCAGCATAACGCTATCAAAGGTACTGTCCTTGAGAGGTTTAAAGAAGATCGCAACATGCTTAAACTAGTCGGCATGGCTAGTAACTCGAATGAGTGA
- the LOC103846961 gene encoding uncharacterized protein LOC103846961, whose product MKTKRRYELSCEIGDCRRFLIFSAGKMKLKVVYRKVSDYIRHDLKEIVLPSSLPDPPHVVKRRKLTWHERFLVLKEASRLYAASWVRDIGPELRPNDYKKQGDAEPKKQAKETEKEPSVLEDLAVAARGGMETLRPALHRVYMTRASNYKDALASFVKGYHEGVQQVMQSKEESQVPKDESSDNSKKTT is encoded by the exons ATGAAAACTAAAAGAAGATACGAACTGAGCTGCGAGATCGGCGACTGTAGACGGTTTCTGATATTCTCCGCCGGGAAGATGAAGCTGAAGGTTGTGTATCGTAAGGTCTCCGATTACATCCGTCACGATCTCAAAGAAATCGTCTTACCTTCTTCGCTTCCCGATCCTCCTCACGTCGTTAAACGCCGCAAATTGACTTGGCACGAGCGATTTCTC GTGTTGAAGGAAGCTTCAAGGCTTTATGCAGCAAGCTGGGTGCGAGATATAGGTCCTGAGCTTCGTCCCAATGACTACAAGAAGCAGGGTGATGCTGAGCCTAAGAAACAAGCCAAAGAGACTGAGAAAGAGCCCTCTGTTTTGGAAGATCTTG CGGTAGCTGCAAGAGGTGGCATGGAGACTTTAAGGCCTGCTTTACACCGTGTGTACATGACGCGTGCTTCTAATTACAAAGATGCTCTTGCGAGCTTTGTCAAAGGTTACCATGAGGGTGTCCAGCAAGTCATGCAGAGCAAAGAAGAGTCTCAAGTCCCTAAAGATGAATCATCCGACAACTCTAAAAAGACTACATGA
- the LOC103846962 gene encoding B3 domain-containing protein At5g06250 isoform X2 yields MSVNHYSTDHHHHHNTLFWQQLHTTDATETTTATWLNQDQKESLFEKTLTPSDVGKLNRLVIPKQHAEKYFPLNAISNNADASTEKGMLLSFEDELGKCWRFRYSYWNSSQSYVLTKGWSRFVKDKQLDPGDVVFFQRQRSDPRRLFIGWRRRGQGSSSAVANPTSYSSSMVAASPYLQVHASSNYSNPPSHSEYSHYGAAVATASETHSIPSSSAVGSSRTVRLFGVNLECQRDEDDGDDSVAATTATECPDGYYGQNII; encoded by the exons ATGTCAGTCAACCATTACTCCAcggaccaccaccaccaccacaacacTCTCTTCTGGCAGCAACTCCACACCACCGACGCAACAGAGACCACCACCGCCACGTGGCTCAACCAAGACCAGAAAGAGTCTCTCTTCGAGAAAACTCTCACACCAAGCGACGTCGGCAAACTCAACCGCCTCGTCATACCAAAACAGCACGCGGAGAAATACTTCCCTCTCAACGCCATCTCCAATAATGCTGACGCGTCAACGGAGAAAGGGATGCTTCTAAGCTTCGAAGACGAGTTAGGCAAGTGCTGGAGGTTCAGGTACTCTTACTGGAACAGCAGTCAAAGCTACGTGCTGACTAAAGGATGGAGCAGATTCGTCAAAGACAAACAGCTTGACCCAGGCGACGTCGTTTTCTTTCAAAGGCAACGCTCTGATCCCAGGAGACTTTTCATTGGCTGGCGTAGACGTGGCCAAGGCTCCTCTTCCGCCGTTGCCAATCCGACGTCGTATTCTAGCTCAATGGTAGCTGCTTCTCCGTATCTCCAAGTCCACGCCTCTAGTAACTACTCTAATCCTCCTTCTCACTCGGAGTATTCCCACTACG GCGCCGCCGTAGCAACAGCATCGGAGACTCACTCCATACCATCGTCTTCCGCCGTCGGGAGCTCAAGGACGGTGAGGCTTTTCGGTGTGAATTTGGAGTGTCAGAGGGATGAAGACGACGGAGATGATTCCGTTGCTGCCACGACCGCCACCGAGTGTCCTGACGGTTATTACGGCCAAAACAT AATATAG